A region from the Deinococcus reticulitermitis genome encodes:
- a CDS encoding AI-2E family transporter → MTPRPAAGIQILNLLPVALGVIAVLLALRFFGQVAAPLLAVTLAIILATALNPAARFFERWMPRAAAGLVTVLLVVAGIGLLGALAVPPIISQLSSLSGQLPTSVPELERNINAWIERYPAFRSLLSENSVRQLVEQATSFSTNAARALPNLVTTVLGGLFTAVVTLVMVVFVLSNPVPLVNGALGAVPPKHRLRAARALAQMLRQLGAWGRATVLIMAVTGAVMAVGLMLLGLENWLIFGLLAALGELVPNIGPIVASLPPILFALADDPQKALYVALFALAFQQLESFVLAPFLLGGAGKLHPLSVTVGVLLFGSVFGLVGAFLTVPFLIILKALYQEFYVQDALDIPDAVAMALIGGQVEAQLEREEEVREEIKEARDAELGRQAEQGRLDLAAALDDPKEGEAGSTGAASPDVPATVIRAQGDSPDRS, encoded by the coding sequence ATGACGCCGCGTCCCGCTGCCGGAATCCAGATTCTGAACCTTCTGCCGGTCGCGCTCGGCGTGATCGCGGTGCTGCTGGCGCTCCGTTTCTTCGGGCAGGTGGCGGCGCCGCTGCTGGCCGTCACGCTGGCGATCATCCTGGCGACGGCGCTCAACCCGGCGGCCCGCTTCTTCGAGCGCTGGATGCCGCGCGCCGCCGCCGGACTGGTGACCGTGCTGCTGGTCGTGGCCGGAATCGGGCTGCTTGGCGCTTTGGCGGTGCCGCCGATCATCAGCCAGCTCAGCAGCCTTTCCGGCCAGCTTCCCACGTCGGTGCCGGAGCTCGAGCGCAACATCAACGCCTGGATCGAGCGGTATCCGGCCTTCCGGTCGCTCCTCTCGGAAAACTCGGTCAGGCAGCTCGTGGAGCAGGCGACGAGCTTCTCGACGAATGCGGCGCGGGCGCTGCCCAACCTTGTGACCACCGTGCTGGGCGGCCTCTTCACGGCGGTCGTGACCCTGGTGATGGTCGTGTTCGTCCTGAGCAACCCGGTGCCGCTCGTCAACGGCGCGCTCGGCGCAGTGCCGCCGAAGCACCGGCTGAGGGCGGCGCGGGCGCTGGCACAGATGCTCAGGCAGCTCGGCGCCTGGGGCCGCGCCACCGTGCTGATCATGGCGGTGACCGGCGCGGTCATGGCGGTCGGGCTGATGCTGCTCGGCCTCGAGAACTGGCTGATCTTTGGCCTCCTCGCGGCGCTGGGCGAACTCGTGCCCAACATCGGCCCCATCGTGGCCTCCCTGCCGCCGATCCTCTTCGCGCTGGCCGACGACCCGCAAAAGGCTCTTTACGTCGCGCTGTTCGCCCTCGCTTTTCAGCAACTCGAAAGCTTTGTCCTCGCGCCTTTCCTGCTCGGCGGGGCGGGCAAGCTCCATCCGCTGTCGGTGACGGTCGGGGTGCTGCTGTTCGGCAGCGTGTTCGGGCTGGTCGGGGCCTTTCTGACGGTGCCCTTCCTGATCATCCTCAAGGCGCTGTATCAAGAGTTCTACGTCCAGGACGCCCTGGATATCCCTGACGCAGTGGCGATGGCCCTGATCGGCGGTCAGGTCGAGGCGCAGCTTGAGCGAGAGGAGGAGGTCAGGGAAGAGATCAAGGAAGCCCGCGACGCCGAGCTGGGCCGCCAGGCCGAGCAGGGCCGGCTCGATCTCGCGGCGGCCCTGGATGACCCCAAGGAGGGCGAAGCTGGGAGCACGGGAGCCGCCAGTCCGGACGTCCCGGCCACGGTCATCCGCGCCCAGGGCGACTCGCCGGACCGGTCTTGA